One segment of Cutaneotrichosporon cavernicola HIS019 DNA, chromosome: 4 DNA contains the following:
- a CDS encoding uncharacterized protein (Fungal specific transcription factor domain): MPSAPPPPSMTSSATDAVRPYTYKKRPYAQACLACKARKIRCVEADNPPCKACRTARIPCEFPERSVRRRRSAAAPTAPSASDAESAAGVIERRLERRLQRIEEALRLSPPRRVRRSSVKSDGEGEGDGEGDDGSSSEEELEPPRFTLGAAELPVYHGETSMHEDAVIDPSPKTSSSAPTNKPSVDASQWTHEDIRALTRLRHKYAAADEGEALMDAYFTWASPSTAVVNRRLFLRDMAVNGPYFSDLLLLVMYRSGLRFSPNLTEQERTIRSERYMNLILQMIAEELSKPSSIVTTQALLSLAGTQSARGEHTQAWMFTGMAIRMIQDLGIHLAIEEPSLDANMDQETREVRVRLYWSAYCWDKSISLAMGREPALTIWSYASPPAVLLNESDDDWEWRPFFPGGGNLDLVLRYPRTTSMTNYVLKYYVVLNQILEEILINMYSPHRPQARSVTFIRNADEKLKKWWDELPPAIKLDKARLPEFCPPTNITLLNLLYHCARILLYRPLLTVRAQPAGATRSLEVCRGEAIEIHAILSLWGRTYGNINMVYLIMYTTFVAAGVDVILLRIGDERTREEALERVHLSLSILEQVSGQGPGIRRGISIIASQLQATMQRHFAPSNGTGFAESAVRNKAHDTTPMTQPQTIDALTGPGFHDPLAPIAFQSPALFDDPQALADLLGESNVCTDDPFAFLTADGWDEMRLAA, translated from the exons aTGCCATCGGCCCCACCACCTCCGTCAatgacgagctcggcgacggaTGCTGTCCGGCCCTATACCTACAAGAAACGACCCTACGCGCAAGCGTGTCTA GCATGTAAAGCGCGCAAGATCCGTTGCGTCGAAGCCGACAATCCGCCATGTAAGGCGTGTCGGACTGCCCGAATCCCCTGCGAGTTCCCCGAACGCTCAGTccgccgtcgacgatcCGCAGCAGCCCCAACAGCCCCGAGCGCGAGTGATGCCGAGAGCGCAGCTGGGGTGATTGAGCGCCGTCTCGAGCGTCGCCTACAACGGATCGAGGAGGCACTGCGTCTCTCCCCGCCCCGTCGGGTGCGGCGAAGCAGCGTGAAATctgatggcgagggcgagggtgacggcgagggtgacgacggCAGTAGTTCAGAAGAAGAACTCGAGCCGCCGCGCTTCACCCTCGGAGCCGCCGAGTTGCCAGTCTACCACGGCGAAACGAGTATGCACGAGGACGCGGTGATCGATCCCTCGCCCAAGACGAGTTCGTCTGCGCCGACTAATAAGCCGAGCGTGGATGCTAGCCAGTGGACACACGAGGATATACGCGCCCTCACCCGTCTGCGGCACAAGTACGCTGCTGCCGATGAGGGAGAGGCACTCATGGATGCGTACTTTACCTGGGCGTCACCGAGTACGGCCGTGGTTAATCGCCGCCTCTTCCTGCGTGATATGGCTGTGAATGGACCATACTTCTCCGACCTGCTCTTGCTGGTCATGTATCGTTCGGGACTGCGGTTCTCGCCCAACCTCACTGAGCAAGAGCGCACGATCCGCTCCGAGCGATACATGAACCTCATTCTCCAGATGATCGCCGAGGAACTAAGCAAGCCCAGCTCCATCGTGACTACAC AGGCCCTCCTCTCGCTTGCCGGGACGCAATCCGCCCGCGGCGAACACACCCAAGCGTGGATGTTTACGGGAATGGCAATCCGCATGATCCAGGACCTAGGGAtccacctcgccatcgaAGAACCCTCTCTCGACGCCAACATGGACCAGGAGACACGCGAAgtccgcgtccgcctctACTGGTCCGCCTACTGCTGGGACAAGAGCATCAGTCTCGCAATGGGGCGCGAACCAGCCCTGACGATCTGGAGTTACGCCTCTCCTCCAGCGGTGCTGCTCAACGAatccgacgacgactgggaATGGCGGCCATTCTTCCCAGGCGGTGGAAACCTGGACCTCGTCCTACGCTACCCCCGCACCACGAGCATGACAAACTATGTGCTCAAGTACTACGTTGTGCTCAACCAGATCCTCGAGGAAATCTTGATCAACATGTACAGCCCGCACCGTCCCCAAGCGCGTTCCGTTACATTTATCCGGAACGCCGATGAGAAGCTTAAGAAATGGTGGGATGAACTGCCGCCGGCTatcaagctcgacaaggcgCGCCTTCCCGAGTTCTGCCCGCCCACCAATATCACCCTCCTCAACTTGCTGTATCACTGCGCCAGGATCCTCCTCTACCGTCCACTGTTGACGGTACGCGCTCAACCGGcgggcgcgacgaggtcgctAGAGGTTTGTCGCGGAGAGGCAATCGAGATCCacgccatcctctccctctGGGGCAGGACATACGGCAATATCAACATGGTCTACCTGATCATGTACACGACCTTTGTGGCGGCCGGCGTAgacgtcatcctcctccgtatcggcgacgagcgaaCCCGCGAAGAAGCCCTCGAAAGGGTGcacctctccctctcgaTTCTCGAGCAAGTGTCAGGCCAGGGACCGGGTATCAGGCGCGGTATCAGCATCATCGCATCCCAGCTCCAGGCGACGATGCAGCGCCACTTTGCGCCCTCCAACGGGACTGGATTTGCTGAGAGTGCTGTCCGAAACAAGGCGCACGACACGACGCCAATGACGCAGCCCCAAACCATTGACGCCCTCACTGGGCCCGGATTCCACGACCCACTCGCCCCGATCGCGTTCCAGTCCCCCGCGCTCTTCGACGATCCGCAAGCCCTCGctgacctcctcggcgagagCAACGTGTGTACGGATGACCCGTTCGCGTtcctcaccgccgacgGGTGGGACGAGATGCGCCTCGCAGCCTAG
- the HST2 gene encoding uncharacterized protein (Belongs to the sirtuin family. Class I subfamily), giving the protein MKSNDAIEHAASLIRDGKARKIAVMTGAGISTSAGIPDFRSPGTGLYDNLQALDLPVPEAVFSLDYFHYRPEPFWTLAKDLYPGKYFPTPTHYFLKLLHDKGVLQRVWSQNIDTLETAAGVPPDLVMEAHGSFRTAHCLKCRRSASTEYVLKAGVRQGAVVRCEHCKGLVKPDIVFFGEGLPDNFFELMPELRHADLVLVMGTSLQVHPFAGLVERVSSSTPRVLINREAVGPFSRVKHGKRRGRDGVYLGDADDAVRELVRAIGWEEELDELIAEGQKRLETEWKAMGATEMEVEAEDSKAKEEAAGEDQSDVAPAVEAEAEAKNAPKDAGKDAAAATDKMAEGEPLLAAAKAIEAETAKDAALENEVEALTSGLAGVKVDDKAKV; this is encoded by the exons aTGAAGTCAAACGACGCCATCGAACACGCCGCGTCCCTCATCCGCGACGGTAAAG cgcgCAAGATCGCAGTCATGACCGGGGCAGgcatctcgacgtcggccggCATCCCCGACTTCCGCTCACCCGGTACTGGTCTCTATGACAATCTGCAGGCCCTCGACCTGCCCGTTCCCGAGGCCGTCTTTTCCCTCGACTACTTCCACTATCGACCAGAG CCGTTCTGGACATTGGCAAAGGACCTGTATCCTGGAAAATACTTTCCCACTCCAACGCACTACTTTCTCAAGCTGTTACATGACAAGGGCGTGCTACAGCGCGTGTGGAGTCAGAACATCGACACGCTGGAGACGGCGGCTGGCGTGCCTCCCGACCTGGTGATGGAGGCGCATGGATCATTCCGCACCGCCCACTGCCTCAAGTGCCGCCGGTCCGCGAGCACAGAATACGTGCTCAAGGCGGGGGTACGGCAGGGTGCCGTGGTCCGCTGTGAGCATTGTAAAGGCCTCGTCAAGCCGGATATTGTCTTCTTTGGCGAGGGACTTCCGGACAACTTTTTCGAGCTGATG cccgAGCTCCgccacgccgacctcgttcTCGTCATGGGCACGTCGTTGCAGGTGCACCCGTTCGCGGGGCTTGTGGAGCGCGTGTCGTCCTCCACGCCGCGGGTGCTCATCAACCGCGAGGCGGTGGGTCCCTTCTCCCGCGTCAAGCATGGCAAGCGGAGAGGCCGGGACGGCGTGTatctcggcgacgcggatGATGCTGTGCGCGAGTTGGTGCGCGCGATcggatgggaggaggagctggacgagTTGATTGCCGAGGGGCAGAAGAGGTTGGAGACCGAGTGGAAGGCGATGGGTGCGAccgagatggaggtggaggccgaggacagCAAAGCAAAGGAAGAGGCGGCGGGAGAGGACCAATCTGACGTTGCTCCTgctgtcgaggccgaggccgaggccaagaacgcACCCAAGGACGCGGGCAAGGATGCAGCTGCAGCTACGGACAagatggccgagggcgaACCGCTCTTGGCTGCGGCCAAGGCGATTGAGGCAGAGACTGCAAAGGACGCTGCCCTCGAGAACGAAGTCGAGGCACTCACATCGGGCCTTGCTGgggtcaaggtcgacgacaaAGCCAAGGTTTGA
- a CDS encoding uncharacterized protein (Rhomboid family), producing MFGAGSRLGVRLAPAARAFRQHPRLTGTTPFFAPAPVPRADLGQATRPIHSSSSFLARLGKITPRRVAVINGEIVDGLPRPSIWRPIVFAVGLTLVGFGLGAVYVNRDTNVWLNRMGSGSAWRFGRDPSDRDLVNAARMHRVKRAQETLNTLPKVLNWLPDVLLVPVLRTYVIWEEWKINAPAAHVAPAILIAGMGVIFLAWQVPSAQPFMKRWFLHHSVVLGGPRAEWRNCVTMFTSTLSHQSLAHFAFNSIALYSFGSAAYMFLASQPPEYPHESTITHTPHFYAFLLAAGMCSSLGSHLFNNVVRLPRLLRTLASPARLSSAHALAAHQAILPSLGASGAIYGALTMTALAYPDSHVSIIFLPFISIPIGLGVAGMVAVDIIGIWRGWAMFDHVAHFCGAIFGVVYYKWGRKWWWNVRKRLGAHIRQ from the exons ATGTTCGGAGCTGGATCACGGCTAGGTGTGCGACTAGCGccagccgcgcgcgcgtttCGCCAACATCCTCGTCTCACAGGGACGACACCTTTCTTTGCGCCGGCACCTgtgccgcgcgccgacctcggccaAGCGACTCGGCCAATacactcgtcgtcgtccttccTCGCGAGATTGGGCAAGATCACACCGCGGCGCGTGGCGGTTATCAATGGCGAGATCGTAGATGGGCTTCCGAGGCCCAGTATTTGGAGGCCCATAGTG ttcGCTGTCGGTCTCACGCTCGTTGGTTTCGGACTGGGCGCCGTCTACGTGAACCGCGACACTAATGTCTGGTTGAACCGCATGGGCAGCGGAAGTGCATGGCGGTTCGGGCGCGACCCGTCGGACCGAGACTTGGTGAATGCCGCGCGGATGCACCGCGTCAAACGCGCCCAAGAGACGCTCAACACTCTTCCAAAAGTCCTGAACTGGCTGCCGGacgttctcctcgtccccgtTCTTCGAACATATGTCATTTGGGAAGAATGGAAGATCAATGCGCCGGCAGCCCACGTTGCGCCAGCCATCCTCATTGCTGGAATGGgcgtcatcttcctcgCATGGCAAGTACCTTCGGCCCAACCATTTATGAAGCGCTGGTTCCTACACCACTCGGTCGTACTTGGTGGTCCGAGGGCCGAGTGGCGGAATTGCGTGACAATGTTTACCAGCACGCTCTCCCACCAGTCGCTGGCACACTTTGCTTTCAACTCGATTGCCCTGTACTCGTTTGGATCGGCCGCGTACATGTTCCTGGCCTCCCAACCTCCCGAATACCCACACGAAAGTACAATCACCCACACGCCGCACTTTTAtgccttcctcctcgcggccggcATGTGTTCTTCGCTTGGCTCACACTTGTTCAATAATGTGGTTCGCCTGCCTCGTCTTTTACGcaccctcgcctcgccagCCCGCCTGAGTAGCGCACACGCTCTCGCCGCACACCAGGCCATCCTCCCGTCTCTGGGCGCGTCGGGCGCAATCTACGGCGCGTTGACTATGACGGCACTCGCGTACCCCGACTCGCATGTGTCCatcatcttcctccccttcaTCAGCATTCCCAtcggcctcggtgtcgCTGGTATGGTCGCTGTGGACATTATCGGTATCTGGCGCGGGTGGGCCATGTTCGACCACGTCGCGCATTTCTGCGGCGCCATCTTCGGAGTCGTCTACTACAAATGGGGCCGGAAGTGGTGGTGGAATGTCCgcaagcgcctcggcgcacACATCCGCCAATAG
- a CDS encoding uncharacterized protein (Amino acid permease) — MSSVEKEKGVGEGQLRVGEAGFDDVVAHRLEEMGYKQELKRNLGMVAVLGLSFAIMAVPFGTSTTFPIALVDGGPVTILYGWILVSLISCCMAASLAEVCSVYPTSGGVYYWAAMLSTPKYQAFSSYLTGWLGTVGNWTVTASITFGGSQLILAAVTLFHDDYVPTAWQTVLVYWASLLGSLAINILYNRHLDKLNTICLYWTGASVIIIIVTLLTRAEKRNSAKFAFSHFDASLSGWPQAWSFFVGLLQAAYTLTGYGMVAALCEEVHSPQKEVPKAMVYSVIAAGITGIVYLLPIIFVLPVDKIEYLLDVPSLQPMPELYKIVTRSAAGAMCLLTLILGIWFFAAVGSLTAASRCTWAFSRDGGIPLFKVWRKVNTHYDVPLNSLILSTIVCALLGLIYLGSSAAFNAFTGVATICLGCSYAFPILCSLLRRRKMVRNAPYSLGKFGWVINSITVIWITFTIALFCMPTSIPVTPQTMNYASVVFAGFSAIAALWYVTYGHKNYKGPQVAVLARRMSLSSDHGDRRASMASHRSVGEILAQ; from the exons ATGTCCTCGGTTGAAAAGGAGAAGGGCGTCGGGGAGGGGCAGTTACGCGTCGGGGAGGCTGGGTTCGACGATGTCGTCGCAcaccgcctcgaggagatgggatACAAGCAGGAGCTGAAGCGCAATCTCGGCATGGTCGCTGTCCTCGGTCTGTCGTTTGCGATCATGGCA GTCCCGTTCggcacgtcgacgacgttccccatcgcgctcgtcgacggtgGGCCCGTCACGATCCTGTACGGCTGGATTCTTGTGTCGCTCATTTCGTGCTGTATGGCCGCGTCGCTGGCTGAAGT TTGTTCGGTGTATCCCACCTCGGGCGGTGTTTACT ACTGGGCTGCCATGCTCTCGACGCCAAAGTACCAGGCATTCTCGTCGTATCTCACTGGCTGGCTCGGCACAGTAGGAAACTGGAC ggTCACTGCCTCGATTACGTTTGGTGGCTCacagctcatcctcgctgccgtcaCGCTCTTCCACGACGACTATGTCCCAACTGCTTGGCAGACCGTGCTGGTCTACTGGGCCTCTCTCCTCGGTTCGCTGGCCATCAACATCCTATATAACCG ccacctcgacaagctcaacaCCATCTGTCTGTACTGGACCGGCGCGTCGGTGATTATTATCATCGTCACGCTCCTCACTCGCGCCGAAAAGAGAAACTCGGCCAAGTTTGCCTTCTCTCAC TTTGATGCCAGCCTCTCCGGATGGCCACAGGCATGGTCGTTCttcgtcggcctcctccaggcCGCCTACACCCTCACTGGGTACGGTATGGTCGCTGCCCTGTGTGAGGAAGTACACTCGCCGCAGAAGGAGGTGCCAAAGGCCATGGTGTATAGTGTTATCGCAGCCGGTATCACGGGTATTGTTTATCTCCTCCCAATCATTTTTGTGCTGCCCGTCGACAAGATCGAGTACCTCCTTGACGTGCCGTCCCTCCAGCCCATGCCCGAACTGTACAAGATTGTGACCCGGAGCGCGGCAGGTGCAATGTgtctcctcaccctca TTCTTGGCATTTGGTTCTTTGCAGCGGTCGGCTCgctcaccgccgcctcgcgctgcaCCTGGGCATTCAGCCGTGACGGCGGTATCCCACTCTTCAAAGTGTGGCGTAAAGTCAACACGCACTACGACGTGCCCCTCAACTcgctcatcctctccacGATTGTTTGCGCCCTCCTGGGCCTCATCTACTTGggctcctcggcagccttcAACGCCTTCACGGGCGTGGCGACCATCTGCCTCGGATGCTCGTACGCGTTCCCCATCCTCTGTtctctcctccgccgccgcaagATGGTCCGCAACGCCCCCTACTCGCTCGGCAAGTTTGGCTGGGTCATT AACTCCATCACCGTCATCTGGATCACCTTCACCATCGCACTGTTCTGCATGCCCACTTCTATTCCAGTGACGCCCCAGACGATGAACTATGCGTCGGTGGTGTTTGCGGGTTTCTCGGCCATTGCCGCGCTGTGGTACGTCACCTACGGACATAAGAACTACAAGGGCCCGCAGGTTGCCGTGCTTGCGCGCCGGATGAGTCTTTCGAGCGACCATGGTgaccgccgcgcgagcATGGCCAGCCATCGTAGCGTGGGCGAGATCTTGGCTCAGTAA
- a CDS encoding uncharacterized protein (Transport protein Avl9) yields the protein MTDTALDATPSAVDKPRPMSAHSASVHSDTSAGSEYSPELATTATMQDISLDDDRDADDFRTPEPATTPSLEDELRVRTPEPAPPVPLQRELSVGSDHSAEHDTDAVPPLPAAPGTAGSPFTSPRAPGRSHSRNISTASAASALSAISGHSRTTTSSVAFEEIGFDDGPGWTEAPEMALPQAARMGAGPPIAGGFSPIATMDSPSARSDHTIVGAVTPSKRSTAASLGTLGGGPGLRVRVSDGDVPLVLGVAVVDFNHLIGPTVEFAHPASLAEALAADDELSRLLPFLALPDGAHLSEEDYSYFHCAFNPKAGTEPNTDVPWGRTIFGISCNRQIAASDLLHKSSDVTRSMVQKAVVVLASQPVFGPVRDRLGVVTRTFFAQRDFGSTQILNDFYESLEAGLEGKAGESAIYMGTSLRELVHKFRHRTLVLLKMLLLQKRIMLYGYPVEMLCTYQYSLVSLVPGLLMNLRDCGSPMLDARTLRTRPTSLRTSDRASLLRYMGLPLHLFGADAVFQPYLPLQQMDMLQAHSWLVGTTNQIVTQQRDCKYDLLIENMTFEFPDHKVERLIALTAADRKWMDDIVKTVEDSWNLPEGERPGFLGSDDDLRNRFEEYLCAFLASIKYADFIGQKGAHDTTASGVGAPAESNPLLHFGEAYTEAFRQTPAYELWDSTTDEVIFDLTEPRHPMEGKVSAFGDVGIRLAEGLHDLKIEESLAPTRAAMSSAFAAGSSSLFRAFDGVRSEVNNRLEAEKARRASATAAERERNSPNGSPKGSRPSSAAALAPSTPAANRPESVASNRSGNSTGAAGTSPAASPGVDVRATLGTVGSSISGFFGSRMATFSRSPAPPPQAERRNSGLRPMSLAGSAAAASPKKPGT from the exons ATGACCGACACGGCGCTGGACGCCACACCCTCGGCGGTGGATAAGCCCCGGCCCATGTCGGCACACTCCGCTTCGGTTCACTCAGACACCTCCGCCGGGTCCGAGTACAGCCCCGAACtcgcgacgaccgcgacgatGCAGGACAtctcgctcgacgacgacagaGACGCCGACGACTTCCGCACCCCCGAACCCGCCACCACTCCGAGCCTGGAAGACGAGCTGCGCGTGCGCACACCTGAGCCAGCTCCACCTGTGCCCCTCCAGCGCGAGCTGAGCGTCGGCTCAGACCACAGTGCGGAGCACGACACGGACGCAGTTCCGCCTCTTCCCGCAGCTCCCGGTACAGCTGGATCACCCTTCACCTCCCCGCGCGCTCCCGGACGCAGCCACTCGCGCAACATCTccacggcgtcggcggcgtccgCACTCTCGGCAATCTCAGGCCACTCgcgcaccaccacctccagCGTGGCGTTCGAGGAGATCGGCTTCGACGACGGCCCGGGGTGGACCGAGGCACCCGAGATGGCCCTCCCCCAAGCGGCTAGGATGGGTGCTGGGCCCCCCATCGCGGGCGGGTTTTCACCGATCGCAACAATGgactcgccgagcgcgcggtCCGACCACACGATCGTGGGGGCAGTGACGCCGAGCAAGCGCTCTACGGCCGCGAGCCTTGGTACCCTCGGCGGAGGGCCGGGGttgcgcgtgcgcgtgaGCGACGGCGATGTGCCACTcgttcttggcgtcgctgtcgtcgactTTAACCATCTCATTGGGCCAACGGTCGAGTTCGCACACCCAGCCAGCCTGGCTGAGGCACTTGCAGCCGACGACGAACTGTcccgcctccttcccttcctcgccctccctGACGGCGCCCATCTGTCCGAGGAGGACTACTCCTACTTC cacTGCGCTTTCAACCCCAAGGCTGGGACGGAGCCCAACACCGACGTGCCATGGGGCCGGACGATCTTTGGCATCTC atgTAACCGTCAGATCGCGGCGTCGGACCTCCTGCACAAGTCCTCCGACGTCACCCGCAGTATGGTGCAGAAGGCCGTCGTTGTGCTGGCTTCGCAGCCCGTGTTTGGGCCCGTGCGAGATCGCCTAGGCGTCGTCACACGCACGTTCTTCGCCCAACGCGACTTTGGCAGCACTCAGATCCTAAACGACTTCTACGAGAGCCTCGAGGCtggcctcgagggcaaggccgGCGAGAGCGCAATCTACATGG GCACGTCcctccgcgagctcgtgcaCAAGTTCCGGCATCGCACGCTCGTGCTTCTCAAGATGCTGTTATTGCAGAAGCGCATCATGCTCTACGGCTACCCCGTCGAGATGCTCTGCACGTACCAGTACTCACTCGTCTCGCTCGTGCCGG GGCTGCTCATGAATTTGCGTGACTGTGGCTCGCCCATGCTCGACGCGAGGACACTGCGCACACGCCCCACGTCACTGCGCACGAGTGACCGCGCGAGCCTCCTGCGGTACATGGGCCTTC ccctCCACCTGTTCGGTGCGGACGCGGTGTTCCAGCCCTACCTCCCGCTGCAGCAGATGGACATGCTCCAGGCGCACTCGTGGCTTGTCGGCACAACAAACCAGATTGTCACGCAACAGAGGGACTGCAAATACGACCTGCTT atcgAGAACATGACGTTCGAGTTCCCCGACCACAAGGTCGAGCGGCTGATCGCGCTCACAGCGGCAGACCGCAAGTGGATGGACGACATAGTCAAGACGGTCGAGGACAGCTGGAACTTAcccgagggcgagcgacCAGGCTTCCTCgggagcgacgacgacttaCGCAACCGCTTCGAGGAGTACCTGtgcgccttcctcgcgtCGATCAAGTATGCCGACTTCATCGGGCAGAAGGGCGCGCATGACACGACGGCTTCTGGCGTAGGTGCGCCAGCCGAGTCAAACCCACTCCTGCACTTCGGTGAGGCGTACACTGAGGCGTTCCGACAGACGCCTGCGTACGAGCTGTGGGACAGCACGACGGACGAAGTCATCTTTGACTTGACCGAACCGCGCCACCCAATGGAGGGCAAGGTGAGCGCATTCGGGGACGTGGGTATTCGTCTCGCCGAGGGTCTGCACGACCTGAAGATTGAGGAGAGCCTGGCCCCAACCCGCGCGGCCATGAGCAGCGCGTTCGCGgccggctcgtcgtcgctcttcCGCGCGTTCGACGGTGTGCGCTCAGAGGTGAACaaccgcctcgaggcggagaaggctCGGCGTGCGtcggccaccgccgccgaacGTGAGAGGAACAGTCCGAACGGCTCGCCAAAAGGTTCGCGTCCCAGCTCCGCAGCGGCCTTGGCGCCATCCACGCCGGCCGCCAACCGGCCAGAATCCGTCGCCTCGAACCGCTCTGGCAACTCGACGGGTGCCGCCGGCACGTCCCcggccgcgtcgcccgGCGTAGATGTCCGCGCGACGCTCGGGACCGTCGGGAGCAGCATCTCTGGCTTCTTCGGGAGCCGCATGGCGACCTTCTCTCGCTCTCCTGCTCCACCACCCCAGGCCGAACGGCGTAATTCGGGGCTGCGGCCTATGAGTTTAGCGGGCAGCGCGGCAGCTGCCAGCCCCAAGAAGCCCGGTACATAG